The DNA sequence TCGCTGAATGACGGCAGGGGCGCCCATTTCGCAGGCCCAATTCACAACTTTGCCGGTCACCTCGTCTTTGACGTCGATGTAGAAATAGGCATGAGGATTCTGCCATTCGATCTTCGTCACAGCTCCCTTCAGGTTCACGGGCTTCTTGCTGTCGTACTCCGCCGCAAAGGAGTGGTGCGCCCACAGAGGCGCCGCCAGCGACGCCGTCAGTATTAAAGCCAAGGCCAGGAAAC is a window from the Terriglobia bacterium genome containing:
- a CDS encoding DUF6152 family protein; its protein translation is MRYDKFGFLALALILTASLAAPLWAHHSFAAEYDSKKPVNLKGAVTKIEWQNPHAYFYIDVKDEVTGKVVNWACEMGAPAVIQRSGWTRTTMKVGDLIIVAGSQAKNGSPHANARSVTMASTGKKLGAGSSEGQTYQEQ